A window of Danaus plexippus chromosome 12, MEX_DaPlex, whole genome shotgun sequence contains these coding sequences:
- the LOC116772319 gene encoding ras-related protein Rab-10 has product MAKKTYDLLFKLLLIGDSGVGKTCILFRFSDNHFTTTFISTIGIDFKIKTVELRGKKIKLQIWDTAGQERFHTITTSYYRGAMGIMLVYDITNEKTFDDIVKWLRNIDEHANEDVEKMILGNKCDMEDKRVVSKERGEAIAREHGIRFMETSAKSNTNIERAFSELAEAILDKSAGREAEADLARIAVERRPSRAPPARAAPACCS; this is encoded by the exons ATGGCAAAAAAAACCTATGATctgctatttaaattattattaattggtGATTCTGGAGTTGGAAAAACGTGTATACTATTTAGATTTTCAGATAACCACTTTACAACAACGTTTATTTCAACAATTG GTATAGATTTTAAGATTAAGACTGTTGAATTACGAGGAAAGAAAATCAAACTGCAGATCTGGGATACGGCAGGCCAGGAACGGTTCCACACCATCACTACATCATATTACCGTGGGGCGATGGGGATCATGCTGGTGTATGatataacaaatgaaaaaacttttgatGATATTGTGAAGTGGTTAAGAAATATAGACGAG CATGCTAACGAGGATGTGGAGAAGATGATCCTCGGCAACAAGTGTGACATGGAGGACAAGAGAGTTGTCAGCAAAGAGAGGGGAGAAGCT ATCGCTCGCGAGCACGGCATCCGCTTCATGGAGACGTCGGCCAAGTCGAACACCAACATCGAGCGCGCCTTCTCGGAGCTGGCGGAGGCCATCCTGGACAAGAGCGCAGGGCGCGAGGCGGAGGCGGACCTGGCGCGCATCGCCGTGGAGCGCCGCCCTTCCCGCGCGCCGCCCGCCCGCGCCGCGCCTGCCTGCTGCTCGTAG
- the LOC116772693 gene encoding cohesin subunit SA-1 gives MHRRGGKRIRMDDPPPEYVNPMTPATPMTDYGGQSVHEPETPSINYAGFNTGTVANSTVGESNREDIEEHQEEETRSPSPAPTKRVTRSRGRGGDGGYVGRLAESPPPPPLRRRGRGGRGRGRGRGAPPPQAYSPPPVLLPGDDENSLYNILRFNKTAINQVVDMWIEEYKSNRESALVQLMQFFINSSGCRGKVTPNMAQMDHTLIIKKMTQEFDEESGEYPLIMSGHTWKKFRSNFCEFIQTLVKMCQYSIIYDQFLMDNIISLLTGLSDSQVRAFRHTATLAVMKLMTALVDVALLTSVNCDNCLRQYEAERLKARDKRASERLEVLVAKRQELEENMEEIKNMLSYMFKSVFVHRYRDTLAEIRAITMSEIGIWMEKFPAHFLDDLYLKYIGWTLHDKVGEVRLRCLQALQPLYECEELKSKLELFTSKFKDRIVSMALDKETEVAVHAVRLVIAILKMHPDVLTDKDCENVYELVYSSWRSVAAAAGEFLNVRLFRPDDPGAPPARSRRGKQRLPNTPLVRDLVQFFIESELHEHGAYLVDSLIESNPMMKDWECMTDLLLEEPGPTEEPLDNRQESSLIELMVCCVRQASTGEPPVGRGASRKQHQALSKDQAKAANDDRVKMTAHFMVALPALLDKFCADPEKLNNLVTIPQYFDLELYTTQRQEGNLTLLLNKIREIVSTHTEAEVLETCGRTLEYLCSEEHAVYTRCNVARATLTDMCVNRYKEAIDDYRNLIEGGETPDADEVFNVINSLRKVSIMYMCHNLNDTNIWDSLFEDLPKCVSPGLMPTQALVYVVRACFYSVLWSLHELDERGGDPAPLRERLLAYAAHCRNIVAAGATPDLKEEAYTSLCDLLIFFAECPRGGSSAPGAGLRALEADSATMDLLNAFVQEFVFVQNNYDGQDERRIEELHKRRNFLAAYCKLIVYNVAPLRRAAEVFKHYIRCYNDYGDIIKATLSKAREINKLGCALTMQLAMQMLFTDVLRLHPRPSRQLTEFLEVKELAKRFAVMFGLDAVKNREALTALHRAGVAFAALEGPGPGPPPNLLFLEPLAEFSAKLLRQDKRAVLKFAETKFSSMQWGEEWAPLLAYRNSLLTDAPDERPPPARRHYTRRTRGGGGGAAPESDDADDPHYSDPEI, from the exons ATGCACCGAAGAGGCGGGAAACGCATCCGAATGGATGACCCTCCCCCGGAGTATGTCAATCCTATGACACCGGCTACACCTATGACCGATTACGGTGGACAATCTGTACACGAGCCGGAAACCCCCAGCATTAATTATGCTGGCTTTAACACTGGAACCGTGGCAAACTCAACAGTAGGAGAGTCCAACAGAGAAGATATCGAAGAACATCAAGAGGAAGAAACGAGGTCACCGTCGCCAGCACCGACGAAAAGAGTAACTCGTAGCAGAGGACGAGGTGGGGATGGAGGATATGTGGGAAGACTGGCTGAGTCACCACCTCCGCCACCGCTCCGAAGAAGAGGACGAGGTGGTCGCGGCCGGGGACGAGGCAGGGGAGCCCCCCCACCACAGGCGTACTCTCCGCCTCCAGTATTGCTGCCAGGAGATGATGAAAACAGTCTTTACAATATCCTCCGGTTTAATAAAACAGCTATAAAT CAAGTGGTAGACATGTGGATAGAGGAATACAAGAGTAACCGTGAGAGTGCACTGGTTCAGCTGATGCAGTTCTTTATTAATTCCTCTGGATGTCGGGGAAAGGTCACACCCAACATGGCTCAGATGGACCATACCCTCATTATCAAGAAGATGACCCAGGAGTTTGATGAG GAAAGTGGTGAATATCCATTAATAATGTCAGGACACACATGGAAAAAGTTCCGATCTAACTTCTGTGAGTTCATCCAAACTCTGGTGAAGATGTGTCAGTACTCCATCATATACGACCAGTTCCTGATGGACAACATCATATCCTTGCTCACGGGGCTGTCTGACTCTCAAGTGAGAGCATTCAGACACACCGCTACACTCGCTG TGATGAAGCTGATGACGGCGCTGGTGGACGTGGCACTGCTCACGTCTGTCAACTGCGACAACTGTCTGAGGCAGTACGAGGCCGAGCGGCTCAAGGCGCGCGACAAGAGAGCCAGCGAGCGGCTGGAGGTGCTGGTCGCCAAGAGACAGGAGCTGGAGGAGAACATGGAGGAGATCAAGAACATGCTTTCCTACATGTTCAAGTCCGTGTTCGTGCATCGCTACAG AGACACCTTAGCCGAGATCAGAGCGATCACCATGTCCGAGATCGGGATCTGGATGGAGAAATTTCCTGCTCATTTCCTGGACGATTTGTATCTGAAGTACATCGGTTGGACTCTCCACGACAAG GTGGGCGAGGTCCGTCTCCGCTGCCTGCAGGCGCTGCAGCCGTTATACGAGTGCGAGGAGCTGAAGAGCAAATTAGAGCTGTTCACGTCCAAGTTCAAGGACCGCATCGTGTCAATGGCCCTCGACAAGGAGACCGAGGTGGCCGTCCACGCCGTGAGACTCGTCATCGCCATACTCAA GATGCATCCCGACGTCCTGACCGACAAGGACTGCGAGAACGTTTACGAACTGGTGTACTCGTCGTGGCGCAGCGTGGCTGCGGCGGCGGGGGAGTTTCTGAACGTCCGCTTGTTCCGCCCCGATGACCCGGGCGCTCCGCCTGCGCGCTCGCGGCGCGGCAAGCAACGTCTACCCAACACGCCGCTGGTGCGCGACCTCGTGCAGTTCTTCATCGAGTCGGAGCTGCACGAGCACGGCGCCTACCTCGTGGACTCCCTCATAGAGTCCAACCCCATGATGAAGGACTGGGAGTGTATGACGGACCTGCTGCTCGAGGAGCCCGGGCCCACCGAGGAGCCGCTCGACAACAGACAG GAATCGTCCCTGATCGAGCTGATGGTGTGCTGCGTGCGCCAGGCCAGTACGGGCGAGCCGCCGGTGGGTCGGGGCGCGTCCCGCAAGCAGCACCAGGCGCTGTCCAAGGACCAGGCCAAGGCGGCCAACGACGACCGCGTCAAGATGACAGCACACTTCATGGTGGCGCTGCCGGCGCTGCTCGACAAATTCTGCGCCGACCCCGAGAAGCTCAATAACCTCGTCACCATCCCGCAGTACTTCGACCTCGAGCTCTACACCACGCAACGGCAGGAAGGA AATCTGACGCTGCTGTTGAACAAGATCCGGGAGATCGTCAGCACTCACACCGAGGCCGAAGTGCTGGAGACGTGCGGCCGGACGCTGGAGTACCTGTGCAGCGAGGAGCATGCAGTCTACACGCGCTGCAACGTGGCGCGCGCCACGCTCACCGACATGTGCGTCAACAGATACAAGGAGGCCATCGACGACTACCGGAACCTCATCGAGGGG GGGGAGACTCCGGACGCCGACGAGGTGTTCAACGTGATCAACTCGCTGCGCAAGGTGTCCATCATGTACATGTGCCACAACCTGAACGACACCAACATCTGGGACTCGCTGTTCGAGGACCTGCCTAAGTGCGTATCGCCGGGGCTGATGCCGACGCAGGCGCTGGTGTACGTGGTGCGCGCCTGCTTCTACTCCGTGCTGTGGTCGCTGCACGAGCTGGACGAGCGCGGCGGGGACCCCGCGCCCCTGAGGGAGCGACTGTTGGCCTACGCCGCTCACTGTCGCAATATCGTCGCGGCCGGCGCGACACCCGACCTCAAGGAGGAG GCCTACACGAGTCTCTGTGACCTGCTGATCTTCTTCGCGGAGTGTCCGCGCGGCGGCTCGTCGGCCCCGGGCGCCGGTCTGCGCGCTCTGGAGGCGGACAGCGCCACTATGGACCTGCTCAACGCCTTCGTGCAAGAATTCGTGTTCGTCCAAAACAACTACG ACGGACAAGACGAGAGACGGATAGAGGAGCTCCACAAAAGAAGGAACTTCTTGGCCGCCTACTGCAAGCTCATCGTGTACAACGTGGCACCGCTGAGGCGCGCCGCAGAGGTCTTCAAACACTACATACGG TGCTACAACGACTACGGAGACATCATCAAGGCCACGCTGAGTAAAGCTCGGGAGATCAACAAGCTGGGCTGCGCGCTCACCATGCAGCTCGCCATGCAGATGCTGTTCACGGACGTGCTGCGGCTCCACCCGCGACCCTCGCGACAACTCACCGAGTTCCTGGAGGTCAAGGAGCTCGCCAAGCGGTTCGCGGTCATGTTCGGGCTGGACGCCGTCAAGAACCGCGAGGCCCTCACGGCGCTACACCGCGCCGGCGTCGCCTTCGCCGCTCTCGAGGGCCCAGGCCCCGGCCCGCCGCCCAATCTTCTGTTCCTAGAGCCACTGGCCGAGTTCTCCGCCAAACTGCTCCGTCAGGACAAGCGTGCCGTGCTCAAG TTCGCAGAGACCAAGTTCTCGAGCATGCAGTGGGGCGAAGAGTGGGCGCCGCTGCTCGCCTACAGGAACTCGCTGCTCACGGACGCCCCGGACGAGAGGCCGCCGCCCGCCAGGAGACACTACACGAGACGCACGC GTGGTGGAGGAGGCGGCGCGGCGCCCGAGTCTGACGATGCCGACGACCCGCACTACTCAGACCCCGAGATATGA